A genomic window from Streptomyces sp. NBC_01429 includes:
- a CDS encoding transglutaminase-like domain-containing protein: MHPESAEQRRRFAEEARAERPDLATLCLMVGAQGEPSLGEAGLDAAEEELDRLAGLLPHGLSGPHAWAAALAELLGSRCGFHGGPADYGRLESSLLPAVLRRRRGLPILLCVVWIEVARRAGGRVYGVALPGHFVVGFGDPAGPGERVLADPFAAGRLLTGHEADELMAGAAGPGGLSAGGPAFTPAGPLDIVQRVLNNIRAWAAARPERTDVALWAVELALLLPAHPARLRYDRAQLLVQRGEFLRGAAEMDEYARVVASVEPSTAEAIRRRARAARARLN, encoded by the coding sequence ATGCACCCCGAATCCGCCGAACAGCGCCGCCGCTTCGCCGAGGAGGCCCGCGCGGAGCGGCCCGACCTGGCGACGCTCTGCCTGATGGTGGGCGCGCAGGGCGAACCGTCCCTCGGCGAGGCCGGGCTCGACGCGGCCGAGGAAGAGCTGGACCGGCTGGCCGGGCTGCTGCCGCACGGGCTGTCCGGGCCGCACGCCTGGGCGGCGGCGCTCGCCGAACTGCTCGGCTCCCGCTGCGGTTTCCACGGCGGACCGGCCGACTACGGGCGGCTGGAGTCCTCGCTGCTGCCGGCGGTGCTGCGGCGCCGCCGGGGGCTGCCCATCCTGCTCTGCGTGGTGTGGATCGAGGTCGCCCGCCGGGCCGGCGGGCGGGTGTACGGGGTGGCACTGCCGGGCCACTTCGTCGTCGGCTTCGGCGATCCGGCGGGCCCCGGCGAGCGGGTGCTCGCCGACCCGTTCGCGGCGGGCCGGCTCCTGACGGGCCACGAGGCGGACGAGCTGATGGCGGGGGCGGCCGGTCCCGGCGGCCTCTCGGCGGGCGGACCGGCGTTCACCCCCGCGGGACCGCTCGACATCGTCCAGCGCGTCCTGAACAACATCCGCGCCTGGGCGGCGGCCCGGCCCGAACGCACCGATGTGGCGCTGTGGGCGGTCGAACTCGCCCTCCTGCTGCCCGCCCATCCGGCGCGGCTGCGCTACGACCGCGCGCAACTGCTCGTACAGCGCGGGGAGTTCCTGCGCGGAGCGGCGGAAATGGACGAGTACGCACGCGTGGTGGCCTCGGTCGAGCCGTCCACGGCGGAGGCGATCCGCCGCCGGGCGCGGGCGGCACGGGCCCGGCTGAACTGA